From Domibacillus sp. DTU_2020_1001157_1_SI_ALB_TIR_016, a single genomic window includes:
- a CDS encoding YiaA/YiaB family inner membrane protein, producing the protein MQRYRRRNTPAFTFLAYFTFIAGVALFSIGLFNADMELNEKGYYIAVMILVAVGAILTQKVTRDNAEDNEIIAEEEERRRSGIKPPSE; encoded by the coding sequence ATGCAGCGATACCGAAGAAGAAACACCCCTGCTTTTACGTTTTTGGCTTACTTTACTTTTATTGCAGGTGTTGCTTTGTTTTCGATCGGTCTTTTTAATGCGGATATGGAGCTGAATGAAAAAGGCTATTATATTGCCGTTATGATTCTTGTGGCTGTCGGTGCTATTTTGACGCAGAAAGTAACACGCGATAACGCAGAAGACAATGAGATTATTGCGGAAGAAGAAGAACGCAGACGCAGCGGCATAAAGCCTCCTTCTGAATAA
- the galE gene encoding UDP-glucose 4-epimerase GalE, whose product MSIAVIGGAGYVGSHAVRALLAQKRDVVVIDSLETGHAASVPDGVSFHIGDIRDRQFLNDVFEKEQVEQVVHFAANSLVGESMENPLKYYDNNVFGTQVLLETMTKHGVKHIVFSSSAATYGEQKEMPITEKAPNDPTSAYGETKLAMERMMKWCDAAHDIKFVSLRYFNVAGASESGVIGEDHNPETHLIPVVLQVANGQREHITIFGEDYPTEDGTCIRDYIHVEDLVDAHVLALDYLKAGGESNIFNLGSNQGFSVKEIVEAARAVTGHPIPVVIGEKRAGDPAVLIASSEKARTILGWSPSRTDISTIIRDAWNWHEHHPHGYKGAARL is encoded by the coding sequence ATGAGTATAGCTGTAATAGGTGGAGCAGGGTATGTAGGATCCCATGCGGTGCGGGCTCTCTTGGCGCAAAAGCGGGATGTTGTGGTAATTGATAGTCTTGAAACAGGTCATGCGGCTTCCGTGCCGGACGGTGTTTCCTTTCACATTGGAGACATTCGGGATCGTCAATTTTTAAATGATGTATTCGAGAAAGAACAGGTTGAGCAGGTCGTTCATTTTGCTGCGAATTCACTTGTAGGGGAGTCAATGGAAAATCCGCTCAAGTATTATGATAATAATGTATTTGGCACGCAGGTGCTGCTTGAAACGATGACAAAGCACGGAGTAAAGCATATTGTTTTTTCTTCTTCTGCTGCTACATATGGAGAACAAAAAGAAATGCCCATCACGGAAAAAGCGCCGAATGATCCAACAAGCGCATACGGGGAAACAAAGCTGGCGATGGAACGAATGATGAAGTGGTGTGATGCGGCACATGACATCAAGTTTGTTTCACTGCGGTACTTTAACGTGGCCGGCGCGAGCGAATCGGGCGTAATCGGGGAAGACCACAATCCGGAAACACATTTGATTCCGGTCGTCCTGCAGGTAGCCAATGGGCAGCGGGAACATATCACGATTTTTGGAGAGGATTACCCAACAGAAGACGGCACGTGCATTCGAGATTATATCCATGTGGAAGATTTAGTAGACGCGCACGTTTTAGCGCTTGATTACTTGAAAGCGGGCGGCGAGAGCAACATTTTTAATCTAGGCTCCAATCAAGGATTTTCCGTGAAAGAAATTGTGGAAGCAGCACGTGCGGTAACTGGGCATCCTATCCCTGTGGTCATCGGCGAAAAGCGTGCGGGAGATCCGGCTGTTTTAATCGCTTCTTCTGAAAAAGCGCGGACGATACTCGGCTGGTCGCCGTCCCGGACAGATATTTCAACAATTATACGTGATGCCTGGAATTGGCATGAGCATCATCCACATGGCTACAAAGGAGCGGCTCGTTTATGA
- a CDS encoding galactokinase: MRIEEMGQRFADIFNKPAERVFFAPGRINLIGEHTDYNGGHVFPLAITFGTYALAVKREDRRLRFYSANFSERGIVEGSLDALDYKEEDGWTNYPKGMTKLMQKAGCAIDTGYDVLFYGNIPNGAGLSSSASIEMATGVMLEGLFNLSIDRIEMVKIGQRVENHYIGVNSGIMDQFAIGMGKTGAAIWLDCETLHYEYAPIELPNASIVIMNTNKRRELASSKYNERRSECEEALSRLQKRIDVKSLGELTPDQFEQNKAVIGDAVLEKRARHAVYENARTIEALNKLKEGNVEAVGRLMNQSHDSLEQDYEVTGKELDTLVHTAWKQPGVIGARMTGAGFGGCAIAIVNNENIESFVSEVGKRYEEECGIRAEFYMAHIGGGARELVKEEIG; the protein is encoded by the coding sequence ATGAGGATCGAGGAAATGGGACAACGATTTGCAGACATTTTTAACAAGCCAGCTGAACGAGTCTTTTTTGCACCCGGGCGTATTAACTTGATTGGGGAACATACGGATTATAATGGCGGGCATGTGTTTCCGCTTGCGATTACATTCGGGACGTATGCACTCGCAGTCAAAAGAGAAGACCGCAGACTTCGCTTTTATTCTGCTAATTTTAGTGAACGGGGAATTGTGGAAGGATCGCTTGATGCGCTTGACTACAAGGAAGAGGATGGATGGACCAATTACCCGAAAGGCATGACAAAGCTGATGCAGAAAGCAGGCTGTGCGATCGACACCGGATATGATGTTCTTTTTTACGGCAATATTCCGAATGGAGCCGGTCTTTCTTCTTCAGCCTCCATTGAAATGGCAACGGGTGTGATGTTAGAAGGATTATTTAACTTGAGTATAGATCGGATCGAAATGGTCAAAATCGGCCAGAGGGTTGAAAATCATTACATTGGCGTCAATAGTGGGATTATGGATCAATTTGCGATTGGAATGGGGAAAACAGGAGCAGCGATCTGGCTTGATTGTGAAACACTTCATTATGAGTACGCGCCAATCGAGCTTCCGAATGCAAGCATTGTTATAATGAATACGAACAAGCGCCGTGAGCTTGCTTCGTCTAAATACAATGAACGGCGCAGTGAATGTGAGGAAGCGTTAAGCCGGCTTCAAAAACGAATCGATGTAAAGTCGCTTGGCGAGCTGACACCGGACCAATTTGAGCAGAACAAAGCAGTCATTGGTGATGCTGTTTTAGAAAAACGTGCCCGTCACGCGGTTTATGAAAATGCGCGGACGATTGAGGCGCTGAACAAACTCAAAGAAGGAAACGTCGAAGCGGTGGGCCGGCTTATGAACCAATCGCATGATTCGCTCGAACAAGATTATGAGGTAACAGGAAAAGAGCTTGATACGCTCGTGCACACAGCTTGGAAGCAGCCCGGCGTAATCGGTGCGCGCATGACAGGCGCCGGATTTGGCGGCTGTGCCATTGCGATTGTGAACAATGAAAACATCGAATCATTTGTCAGTGAAGTTGGAAAGCGGTATGAGGAGGAATGTGGCATTCGTGCCGAATTCTACATGGCTCATATCGGCGGCGGTGCGCGCGAACTAGTGAAGGAGGAAATAGGATGA
- a CDS encoding ATP-binding protein encodes MTGIMPDQINQTIGEQEEMYQNIIEYSLETIVIHVDYNILYINESGTDFFRAPKQAIIGGNILSVFQPSSHDMIKKRIQKAMTEGVLSPLIEEKIIRADGTVVETELYCRPVTYGNRKVMQSVFRDISVRKEAEKMLKNREKLASVGQIAAGIVHEVKNPLTAVKGFLQLLKESHSHPYLQTMENELDKALMTLQNLLQVSKPDLQDEPLIPIDFCKELQSLMLLFQDKLYNVEVEMDLRNPGSRILGKKNLYLKAFFNLIKNALEAIHEKGKIKISHYCDNQWVYIKVADTGVGVPEEKLSMLGTPFFSSKSDGTGLGLTQVYTTIHEHGGHISVESRLGEGTTFSIRLPISH; translated from the coding sequence TTGACAGGTATCATGCCCGATCAAATCAATCAAACCATTGGTGAGCAAGAAGAAATGTATCAGAATATTATCGAATATTCGCTTGAAACAATTGTGATTCATGTTGATTATAACATTCTTTATATTAATGAATCCGGGACCGATTTTTTTCGGGCTCCAAAACAAGCGATTATTGGCGGTAATATTCTATCCGTGTTTCAGCCATCATCACATGACATGATCAAAAAACGGATTCAAAAAGCCATGACGGAAGGTGTATTGTCTCCGCTTATTGAAGAAAAAATCATCCGTGCAGACGGCACTGTAGTAGAAACAGAGCTTTACTGCCGGCCGGTTACCTATGGAAACCGAAAAGTAATGCAGTCGGTTTTTCGGGATATATCCGTTCGCAAAGAAGCGGAAAAAATGCTTAAAAACCGGGAAAAGCTTGCTTCAGTCGGGCAGATTGCGGCCGGCATCGTTCATGAAGTAAAAAACCCGCTGACCGCTGTAAAAGGCTTTTTGCAGCTGTTGAAAGAATCTCATTCTCATCCGTATCTACAGACAATGGAAAATGAGCTTGATAAAGCGTTAATGACATTGCAAAACTTACTGCAGGTATCAAAGCCAGACTTACAGGACGAACCGCTTATACCGATTGATTTTTGCAAAGAGCTGCAATCATTAATGCTGTTATTTCAAGACAAGTTGTACAATGTGGAAGTGGAAATGGATCTGCGTAATCCGGGAAGCCGGATTCTTGGGAAGAAAAACCTGTATTTAAAAGCGTTTTTTAATTTAATCAAAAATGCTTTAGAAGCCATTCATGAAAAGGGAAAAATAAAAATCAGCCATTACTGCGACAACCAATGGGTGTATATTAAAGTCGCAGATACGGGCGTAGGAGTGCCAGAGGAAAAGCTTTCTATGCTGGGAACACCTTTTTTCTCAAGCAAATCAGATGGAACAGGGCTTGGCCTGACACAGGTATATACAACGATTCATGAACATGGCGGGCATATTTCGGTTGAAAGCCGCCTTGGTGAAGGAACGACTTTTTCTATTCGACTGCCTATATCCCACTGA
- a CDS encoding type 1 glutamine amidotransferase domain-containing protein — MRLENKKVIALVEEEFEDLELWYPILRLREEGATVHLVGKEAGKTYTGKYGVPAEADYAFGDIRTDEYDAILVPGGWAPDKLRRYPEVLEFVRSMDAAQKPIGQICHAGWVLISANILQGKHVTSTPGIKDDMTNAGAVWHDEPVTVDGHIVSSRRPPDLPPYVKAFADKLAE, encoded by the coding sequence ATGCGGCTGGAAAACAAAAAAGTCATCGCACTTGTAGAAGAAGAATTTGAAGATTTAGAGCTTTGGTATCCGATTCTGCGGCTTCGGGAAGAAGGAGCGACTGTACACCTCGTTGGCAAGGAAGCCGGAAAAACATATACGGGCAAATACGGCGTGCCGGCGGAAGCCGATTATGCTTTTGGAGATATTCGTACAGATGAGTACGACGCCATTTTAGTGCCGGGCGGCTGGGCACCGGATAAGCTGCGCCGGTATCCAGAAGTACTTGAATTTGTCCGTTCGATGGATGCAGCCCAAAAGCCGATCGGGCAAATCTGCCATGCTGGCTGGGTATTGATTTCAGCTAACATCCTGCAGGGGAAACATGTGACAAGTACACCTGGCATTAAAGATGACATGACCAATGCGGGTGCCGTATGGCACGACGAGCCGGTTACAGTTGACGGCCATATTGTATCAAGCCGACGTCCGCCGGATCTTCCGCCTTATGTCAAAGCTTTTGCGGACAAGCTTGCCGAATGA
- a CDS encoding sulfite exporter TauE/SafE family protein: MLIMFTMLLLGMLFGFIGAGGAGFVIAVLTLFFSVPIHMALGTSLAAMAFTSVSGAYSHYREGNIHLKVGLIVGAFAAAGSFGGAKIAAVIPEESLHWLTAGMLFLSAFLLFVKLFFLKDTSKRLDEKSHVIWMKSIFLGLLAGTLSGTFGIGSAPFIQIGLMVLLHLTIRQSVGTTMLVILPLAIGGGIGYLSEGFIDFALLLKVLVGTAFGAYIGAKFTNILPQPILKSAVILTPTIAAVLLLM, translated from the coding sequence TTGTTGATCATGTTTACGATGCTTTTGCTTGGCATGCTGTTTGGCTTTATCGGAGCAGGCGGAGCGGGATTTGTTATTGCTGTGCTGACTCTTTTCTTCAGTGTGCCGATTCATATGGCGCTTGGGACCTCTCTTGCGGCGATGGCCTTTACAAGTGTATCTGGCGCCTACAGCCATTATCGTGAAGGAAATATTCATTTGAAAGTCGGCCTGATTGTCGGCGCCTTTGCGGCAGCCGGCTCATTTGGCGGTGCTAAAATCGCGGCTGTTATCCCGGAAGAATCTCTTCACTGGCTAACAGCGGGCATGCTGTTTTTGTCCGCTTTTTTGCTTTTTGTAAAGCTGTTCTTTTTAAAAGACACGTCCAAACGGTTAGATGAAAAAAGTCATGTTATTTGGATGAAGAGTATTTTTCTCGGACTGCTTGCGGGTACTTTGTCTGGTACGTTCGGCATTGGATCTGCTCCATTTATTCAAATTGGCTTAATGGTCCTGCTTCACTTAACGATCCGGCAGTCGGTTGGAACGACAATGCTTGTGATTTTGCCGCTCGCCATTGGAGGGGGAATCGGCTATCTTTCAGAAGGCTTTATTGATTTCGCATTATTGCTGAAAGTGCTTGTCGGAACGGCTTTTGGCGCTTATATCGGAGCGAAATTCACTAATATTTTACCTCAGCCTATATTAAAATCTGCGGTTATTTTAACACCAACTATCGCTGCAGTCCTATTATTAATGTAA
- a CDS encoding amidase produces the protein MLKKIVVLLSLFVLLAAGIQQTKTEAAAAGDHATWLWNPWMIVNDEAGTLAFLESKQLNKVYVQIDRDIPADVYRSFIQKAASKGMRIYALDGAPSWVAPKGYTSQNQLMNWLGQYQSGSTADQTFAGVHLDVEPYLYSGWTSNQAGTIKSYQALLQRAKTSTASLKLPLEVDMPFWFDEIRYKNIYGAGMLAEWVIANTNSVTIMAYRDDASFIIDVVKNEIAMAGKYGKAIVVGVETGETTEGDSISFFEEGEAFMQQELTKVQSYYTNTPGFNGTAVHHVGSWMTMNP, from the coding sequence GTGTTGAAAAAAATAGTCGTCTTGTTGTCCCTTTTTGTTCTTTTGGCCGCTGGAATCCAGCAAACAAAAACGGAGGCAGCCGCTGCAGGCGATCATGCGACGTGGCTGTGGAATCCGTGGATGATTGTCAATGATGAAGCAGGAACACTTGCTTTTTTAGAAAGCAAACAGTTGAATAAAGTATACGTACAAATTGACCGTGACATTCCTGCAGACGTGTACCGCAGTTTTATTCAAAAAGCAGCCTCAAAAGGCATGCGCATTTATGCACTGGATGGAGCGCCGTCTTGGGTAGCACCGAAAGGATATACGAGCCAAAATCAGCTGATGAACTGGCTTGGGCAATATCAAAGCGGATCAACCGCTGATCAAACATTTGCGGGCGTCCATCTAGATGTGGAACCATATCTTTACAGCGGCTGGACATCCAATCAGGCTGGAACGATTAAATCATACCAGGCACTACTACAGCGTGCGAAAACGAGCACTGCATCCTTGAAGCTTCCACTTGAAGTGGACATGCCGTTTTGGTTTGATGAAATTCGCTACAAAAACATATATGGAGCCGGCATGCTGGCAGAGTGGGTTATTGCAAATACAAACAGTGTAACCATTATGGCTTACCGCGATGATGCATCATTTATTATTGACGTTGTAAAAAATGAGATTGCGATGGCTGGAAAATATGGAAAAGCAATTGTTGTCGGCGTAGAAACAGGAGAAACAACCGAAGGCGACAGCATCTCCTTTTTTGAAGAAGGAGAAGCTTTTATGCAGCAGGAGCTGACAAAAGTACAGTCTTACTATACAAATACACCAGGATTCAATGGAACAGCTGTCCACCATGTAGGAAGCTGGATGACGATGAATCCGTAA
- a CDS encoding DsbA family protein — MTVKISVYSDYVCPLCFLTKQSLYEALKEKDDIDIQWIPFEQSAQADTLQKEERILYWKETVYPLAEKMGVSITLPDVTPYPSSRLASEGYYFAKAHGKAREYTDRLMDAFFQEQQNIGQVEVLSRLAAEIGLDQQAYEEALKQRLYEETHKNELDRAHNKANVTSVPALIAGCTKVSGVPVKEALEQLINQEQKPKKKKVTLLMNGPSCGINGCQ, encoded by the coding sequence TTGACGGTAAAAATCAGCGTATATTCTGATTACGTCTGCCCGCTTTGCTTTTTGACAAAACAGTCACTTTATGAAGCCCTTAAGGAAAAAGATGATATAGATATCCAATGGATCCCTTTCGAACAGTCTGCGCAAGCTGATACCCTTCAGAAGGAAGAGCGCATTCTGTATTGGAAAGAAACTGTTTATCCGCTCGCAGAAAAAATGGGTGTTTCTATTACTCTGCCGGATGTAACGCCGTACCCCAGTTCCCGCCTTGCGTCTGAAGGATATTATTTTGCAAAGGCGCACGGTAAAGCACGTGAATACACGGACCGGCTGATGGACGCTTTTTTTCAGGAGCAGCAAAACATCGGCCAAGTAGAAGTGCTGTCCCGGCTGGCTGCCGAAATTGGCCTGGATCAGCAGGCATATGAGGAAGCGCTCAAACAGCGCCTGTATGAAGAAACACATAAAAATGAGCTGGACCGTGCCCATAATAAAGCTAATGTGACAAGCGTACCCGCTCTTATCGCCGGTTGTACGAAAGTATCTGGTGTTCCCGTAAAAGAAGCACTTGAACAACTCATTAACCAAGAACAAAAACCGAAAAAGAAAAAAGTGACACTGCTTATGAACGGACCATCGTGTGGCATAAACGGGTGTCAATAA
- a CDS encoding LacI family DNA-binding transcriptional regulator — protein sequence MATIKDIAARAGVSIATVSRVLNYDPHLSVSAETKQKIFEAAEQLDYKKRRVSKKTPQTTAALIHWYTEEEELNDLYYRSIRLGIENSCLESGLQLQKVLYNELEQLDREEIEGIIAVGKYSSAQVERLSEWSSRIVFVDFSPEAESFDSVITDFSRVTEKALTHLWEQGIRRIGYLGGRERFEDKSGMITDMREQTYRAFLQEKEAFAEEDMLVGTYSADDGYRLMKNCIEQRGENLPEAFFAASDTLAIGALRALHEAHIQVPERVGLIGVNDISVSKYMYPPLTTVKVHTEWMGKIAVELLLEQLNTKRISKKVVLPSELIVRGTTK from the coding sequence ATGGCTACCATTAAAGATATTGCTGCACGGGCAGGTGTGTCGATTGCGACTGTTTCGCGTGTGCTTAACTATGATCCGCACCTGTCTGTCAGCGCAGAAACAAAACAAAAAATTTTTGAAGCCGCCGAACAGCTTGATTACAAAAAGCGGCGTGTTTCAAAAAAAACCCCTCAAACGACGGCAGCGCTCATTCACTGGTATACCGAGGAAGAAGAGCTGAATGACTTATACTATAGGTCGATTCGTCTCGGTATTGAAAACAGCTGCCTTGAATCCGGTCTTCAATTGCAAAAAGTGCTGTACAATGAGCTGGAGCAGCTGGACAGGGAGGAAATCGAAGGCATTATCGCAGTCGGTAAATACAGCAGTGCCCAGGTTGAGCGGCTGAGCGAGTGGTCAAGCCGAATCGTCTTTGTGGATTTTTCACCCGAAGCCGAATCGTTCGACAGCGTCATTACGGATTTCTCGCGTGTAACAGAAAAAGCGCTCACCCATCTTTGGGAGCAGGGCATCCGCCGTATCGGCTATCTTGGCGGCCGGGAGCGGTTTGAAGACAAATCGGGTATGATCACGGACATGCGTGAGCAGACTTACCGTGCTTTCCTGCAGGAAAAAGAGGCTTTTGCTGAAGAAGATATGCTGGTTGGAACATACAGCGCGGATGACGGGTACCGGCTGATGAAAAACTGTATTGAACAGCGCGGCGAAAACCTGCCGGAAGCCTTTTTTGCGGCAAGTGATACGCTCGCGATCGGGGCACTGCGGGCGCTGCATGAAGCACACATTCAAGTTCCGGAGCGCGTCGGCTTAATCGGCGTGAATGATATTAGCGTATCGAAATATATGTATCCGCCGCTTACGACTGTGAAGGTGCATACAGAATGGATGGGGAAAATCGCTGTAGAGCTTTTGCTTGAGCAGCTGAACACAAAGCGTATTTCTAAAAAAGTCGTGCTGCCGTCGGAATTGATTGTGCGGGGCACGACAAAGTAA
- a CDS encoding helix-turn-helix domain-containing protein: protein MAYNIPVEATLDVIGGKWKVVIMCHLIKGEKRTSELKKLMPNITQKMLTQQLRELETDGVVNRTVFDQVPPKVVYSLTDYGWSLRPILDAMCAWGEGHMELTGSEVVQ, encoded by the coding sequence ATGGCTTACAATATTCCAGTAGAAGCAACACTTGATGTAATCGGCGGAAAGTGGAAAGTGGTCATTATGTGCCATTTGATCAAAGGGGAAAAACGTACAAGCGAACTAAAAAAGTTAATGCCGAATATCACGCAAAAAATGCTCACGCAGCAGCTGCGTGAGCTTGAAACAGACGGGGTTGTGAACCGGACAGTTTTTGATCAGGTTCCGCCAAAGGTCGTTTATTCCTTAACAGACTATGGCTGGTCGCTCCGCCCTATTTTAGATGCAATGTGTGCCTGGGGTGAAGGTCATATGGAATTAACCGGCAGTGAAGTTGTCCAATAA
- the galT gene encoding UDP-glucose--hexose-1-phosphate uridylyltransferase: protein MIFAYVEELIRKAWQAGLIEKRDQVYARNRLLALLKQNDFIKPEENVSALTIPELVERLTEEAEAKGIVPPFLEDKEIFAADLMNIFVSKPSQIAHSFWERYSADPQQATDFFYSLSEASNYIQTKRIAKNISYKAATDYGELDITINLSKPEKDPAEIARAKLRPEPETHYPKCLLCVENEGYEGHASHPARANHRIVPVTLGSEEWFLQYSPYVYYNEHCILLSGEHRDMKIDRAGFDRLLDFVHQFPHYFSGSNADLPIVGGSILTHDHYQGGHYEFAMAKAKEEHVFSMKQFPSVQGATLYWPMSVIRLKSGDRSELAAAAEYVLSTWKAYDDEACGIRSCTGDTPHNTITPIARKRGAFFELDLVLRNNRTTEEHPMGLFHPHADIHHIKRENIGLIEVMGLAVLPARLKEDLAQVAAFVAGGLEQVKSEHRDWAEELRSMYDSRVDAEEFVRQAVAAKFLRGLEDCGVFKQTKEGKDGFSRFLNRL from the coding sequence ATGATTTTTGCTTATGTGGAGGAGCTTATCCGAAAAGCCTGGCAGGCCGGGCTGATTGAAAAGCGCGACCAGGTGTATGCAAGAAACCGGCTGCTCGCTCTGCTCAAGCAAAACGATTTTATTAAGCCGGAGGAAAACGTATCGGCATTGACCATTCCAGAGCTTGTAGAACGGCTGACAGAAGAAGCTGAAGCGAAGGGGATCGTGCCGCCGTTCCTAGAAGATAAAGAGATATTTGCAGCGGATCTTATGAATATTTTTGTATCCAAGCCATCGCAAATCGCCCATTCTTTTTGGGAACGCTATTCAGCTGACCCGCAGCAGGCAACAGACTTTTTCTACAGCTTGAGTGAGGCGTCCAATTACATCCAGACAAAACGGATTGCCAAAAATATTTCGTATAAAGCGGCAACGGACTACGGTGAACTGGATATTACGATTAATCTATCGAAGCCGGAAAAAGATCCGGCTGAAATTGCCCGGGCAAAACTGCGTCCGGAGCCGGAAACGCACTATCCAAAGTGTCTTTTATGCGTGGAAAACGAGGGATACGAAGGGCATGCAAGCCATCCAGCCCGCGCTAATCACCGGATTGTACCGGTAACGCTTGGCAGCGAGGAATGGTTCCTTCAATACTCTCCATATGTGTACTACAATGAGCACTGTATTTTGCTTTCAGGCGAGCATCGTGATATGAAGATTGATCGTGCCGGGTTTGACCGCCTGCTCGATTTTGTCCATCAATTTCCGCATTATTTTTCCGGGTCTAACGCTGACCTGCCGATTGTCGGCGGCTCGATTTTAACACACGACCATTACCAGGGCGGACATTATGAATTCGCCATGGCAAAAGCAAAAGAGGAACACGTCTTTTCAATGAAACAGTTTCCGTCCGTGCAAGGAGCCACACTATACTGGCCGATGTCTGTGATCCGGCTGAAAAGCGGAGACCGCAGCGAGCTGGCAGCGGCAGCTGAATACGTACTCTCCACATGGAAAGCATATGATGATGAAGCGTGCGGCATTCGGTCATGTACGGGGGACACTCCTCACAATACGATTACACCAATCGCGCGAAAACGCGGCGCCTTCTTCGAGCTCGACCTCGTGCTGCGCAATAACCGAACGACGGAAGAACATCCGATGGGCTTGTTTCATCCGCATGCCGACATTCACCATATTAAGCGTGAAAACATTGGACTCATTGAAGTGATGGGGCTTGCTGTGCTGCCGGCACGCTTAAAAGAGGATTTAGCCCAAGTCGCCGCGTTCGTGGCCGGCGGGTTAGAACAGGTTAAAAGTGAACATCGTGACTGGGCAGAAGAGCTCCGGTCAATGTATGACAGCCGGGTCGACGCTGAAGAATTTGTTCGTCAGGCGGTTGCGGCTAAATTTTTACGAGGCCTGGAAGACTGCGGGGTATTTAAGCAGACAAAAGAAGGGAAGGACGGGTTTAGCCGTTTCTTGAACCGACTTTAA
- a CDS encoding MFS transporter translates to MKQSKWGALAWGSIAVFFALSLWFSASAVINDLTDRWGLTEADKPWVSAAVPAGFAAGALISAVLGISDRFPARKLFMISALAGALANSLLLFADHPFIGILLRFLTGAALAGVYPVAVKVLTLWFPKHRGLAIGIVIGALTLGSALPHLLAALTMNVDWRGVILLSSILSVLSAVIMIRFVQDAPQQGTPSVFSVNMIGKVLRNKPVMLANYGYFGHMWELYAMWTWLPLFMAEGGLAHASFLSFVTIGLAGAAGCVLGGLLADKVGRARLTIWAMGTSAVCAFTIGFTFEHSLLLMMVVASIWGCSIIADSAQFSAAVSEFAEGDYLGTALTFQMSIGFLLTIISINLVSWIQVHAGWEWAFFVLGIGPVLGIAAMHRLRNYEGAAENE, encoded by the coding sequence ATGAAACAGTCAAAATGGGGGGCATTGGCATGGGGCTCTATCGCTGTGTTCTTTGCGCTCAGCCTTTGGTTCAGTGCTTCCGCTGTGATCAATGATCTGACAGACCGATGGGGATTAACGGAAGCGGATAAACCATGGGTGTCGGCTGCCGTGCCGGCCGGGTTTGCAGCCGGCGCTTTGATAAGTGCTGTTTTAGGGATTTCTGACCGATTTCCAGCAAGAAAATTATTTATGATATCAGCGCTGGCAGGAGCGCTTGCCAACAGCCTGCTTTTGTTTGCAGACCATCCTTTTATCGGTATTTTGCTGCGTTTTTTGACCGGAGCAGCCCTTGCAGGCGTTTATCCGGTAGCCGTTAAAGTATTAACGCTCTGGTTTCCGAAGCACCGGGGCCTTGCGATTGGCATTGTGATTGGTGCACTCACTCTTGGTTCGGCCCTGCCGCATTTGCTGGCAGCCCTGACGATGAACGTAGATTGGAGAGGGGTTATTCTCTTAAGCTCTATTTTATCGGTGTTGTCGGCAGTCATTATGATTCGTTTTGTACAGGACGCCCCCCAGCAGGGCACACCGTCTGTTTTCTCGGTCAATATGATTGGCAAAGTACTGCGTAACAAGCCGGTTATGCTGGCAAACTACGGGTATTTCGGCCACATGTGGGAGTTGTATGCCATGTGGACATGGCTGCCGCTTTTTATGGCAGAAGGCGGCTTGGCACACGCTTCTTTTCTTTCATTTGTAACAATTGGCCTGGCTGGTGCAGCTGGGTGTGTGCTCGGCGGTTTGCTTGCAGATAAGGTGGGCCGTGCCCGGCTGACCATTTGGGCCATGGGGACGAGTGCTGTCTGTGCGTTTACGATTGGCTTCACCTTTGAACATTCACTGCTGCTTATGATGGTAGTGGCTTCTATTTGGGGATGTTCTATTATTGCGGATTCTGCGCAGTTTTCAGCAGCCGTTTCTGAGTTTGCAGAGGGAGATTATTTGGGCACAGCACTGACATTTCAAATGAGTATTGGATTTTTGTTAACAATTATATCCATTAATCTGGTATCATGGATACAAGTGCATGCGGGCTGGGAATGGGCCTTTTTTGTTCTTGGGATTGGCCCTGTGCTGGGCATAGCAGCTATGCATCGGCTTCGAAACTACGAAGGAGCGGCTGAAAATGAATAA